In the genome of Triticum urartu cultivar G1812 chromosome 5, Tu2.1, whole genome shotgun sequence, one region contains:
- the LOC125507009 gene encoding wiskott-Aldrich syndrome protein homolog 1-like, which produces MAAECEQGRWKRREQRDAWACPIPPPPPSKSSSGSLPIHPRPLHKIPHRANPAAPFRSKHPSHGELARRQPLTCDRFTRTPAPVASVPCSPDARSRSSPWPSSTCSSRSHRAIHVAPTLPPSRSLLLLSLNSLSVSVPGTLKELVAATLNPVVLCLASAPLERDEVDQIRARDPCSRPSPAIDAVFFRLLRPASIEAAIQARSRSDPPSGRPAPLPDLPCFALVLAGSPRLPGALAVSASPAVAKSLRPCPVSTSPSFEQRTSASSSCAWAASAHQA; this is translated from the exons atggcggcGGAGTGCGAGCAGGGCAGGTGGAAGCGTCGAGAGCAGAGAGATGCGT GGGCTTGTCCCATTCCCCCGCCGCCACCTTCCAAATCATCATCTGGATCCCTCCCGATCCACCCACGTCCTCTCCACAAAATTCCCCATCGGGCCAATCCCGCAGCCCCCTTTCGGTCCAAGCACCCGAGCCACGGCGAGCTGGCTAGGCGCCAGCCTCTCACCTGCGACCGCTTCACCAGGACCCCCGCGCCTGTAGCCTCCGTCCCCTGCTCGCCCGATGCCCGATCAAGGAGTTCCCCTTGGCCATCCTCGACCTGCAGCAGCAGAAGCCACCGGGCCATCCACGTTGCCCCTACCCTTCCTCCTTCCCGttcccttctcctcctctctctcaaCTCCCTCTCCGTCTCTGTACCAGGAACACTGAAGGAGCTCGTCGCCGCCACCTTGAACCCCGTCGTCCTGTGCCTCGCCTCTGCACCCTTGGAACGGGACGAGGTCGACCAGATCCGGGCCAGAGACCCTTGTTCCCGGCCGTCCCCTGCCATCGACGCTGTCTTCTTCAGGTTGTTGCGCCCTGCGTCGATTGAAGCCGCCATCCAAGCCCGTTCCCGGTCAGATCCGCCGTCCGGGAGACCCGCGCCCCTGCCGGACCTCCCCTGCTTCGCCTTGGTCCTTGCCGGTTCCCCACGTCTTCCCGGAGCCCTCGCCGTGTCTGCAAGTCCCGCCGTCGCCAAGTCCCTGCGCCCCTGCCCTGTTTCTACCTCGCCCTCGTTCGAACAGAGGACGAGCGCTTCCTCGTCGTGCGCCTGGGCTGCAAGCGCGCATCAGGCCTAG